In Streptococcus mitis, the DNA window AGCCGTTACTTGATAATGCTTATACAATTCATTCAAAAGTGGCTCGTCTGTTGAAGCACCCGCATACTTGAGCTGCACCAAGAGACTGTTTTCTGACAGATGTTGCACGATTTCTTGCTTCTCGATTTTGACCATGGCTTCGTCAATACCTGTAGCTGTTGAGATAAAGTCTTGAGTCAAAGATTGTTTAGGGTCTGAGAAGATTTCAAGAACACTACCCTCCTCAATCAAATGCCCATCCTGCATAACTGCCACACGGTTAGCAATGTCTTTGACAATCTGCATTTCATGCGTAATCAAGACAACAGTTAAGCCTAATTTTTGGTTCAAATCTTGCAACAAGGCCAAAATCTGCTTGGTTGTCTTAGGGTCAAGGGCAGAAGTTGACTCGTCTGAAATCAAGATTTTTGGATCATTTGCCAAGGCACGCGCAATGGCCACACGCTGTTTTTGCCCTCCAGATAGTTGTGAAGGGTAGTTTTCAGCACGGTCTGCCAAGCCAACCAAGTCCAACAACTTAGCTACTTTAGCCTTCTTTTCTTCCTTGCTGAGTCCAGAATGTTTAA includes these proteins:
- a CDS encoding methionine ABC transporter ATP-binding protein, translated to MSRDIIKLDQIDVTFHQKKRTITAVKDVTIHIQEGDIYGIVGYSGAGKSTLVRVINLLQKPSVGKITIDDDVIFDGKVTLTAEQLRRKRQDIGMIFQHFNLMSQKTAEENVAFALKHSGLSKEEKKAKVAKLLDLVGLADRAENYPSQLSGGQKQRVAIARALANDPKILISDESTSALDPKTTKQILALLQDLNQKLGLTVVLITHEMQIVKDIANRVAVMQDGHLIEEGSVLEIFSDPKQSLTQDFISTATGIDEAMVKIEKQEIVQHLSENSLLVQLKYAGASTDEPLLNELYKHYQVTANILYGNIEILDGTPVGELVVVLSGEKAALAGAQEAIRQAGVQLKVLKGGQ